One Papaver somniferum cultivar HN1 chromosome 10, ASM357369v1, whole genome shotgun sequence genomic window carries:
- the LOC113316242 gene encoding uncharacterized protein LOC113316242 yields the protein MSDIDANSLSHPPVRASTGEIVITIPKDVIQRSKEIWKFSIVGRFDFKTLSTKFEDVKRILCDQWKLTGQVQFIPWVKGYFVIKLSNEVDRKRVSYEGPWKVKEQHLKILPWTPMFNPESEKNIRAKVWVRFPYLHFEYWEEEILFRIARGLGKPVAVDPRTLRVEYGYFVAILVDIDFSKPMPKLVIDDEDCPEGFRLDYEVLNNSAKYKDLEKLHDAEEDPVKRAALKAERDDLKDYWKK from the exons ATGTCAGATATTGATGCAAATTCTTTATCACATCCTCCAGTTCGTGCTTCTACAGGGGAGATTGTGATCACAATTCCTAAAGATGTTATTCAACGATCCAAAGAAATTTGGAAATTCAGTATTGTGGGTCGTtttgattttaaaaccctaagtaCTAAGTTTGAAGATGTTAAGCGTATTCTTTGTGATCAATGGAAACTAACAGGCCAAGTCCAGTTTATACCATGGGTGAAAGGTTATTTTGTCATTAAACTGAGCAATGAAGTTGATCGAAAGAGAGTTAGCTATGAAGGACCGTGGAAAGTTAAAGAACAACACTTGAAGATACTGCCATGGACACCTATGTTTAATCCTGAATCGGAAAAAAACATTAGGGCAAAGGTTTGGGTACGTTTTCCTTATCTTCACTTTGAGTATTGGGAGGAGGAAATTTTATTTAGAATAGCTCGTGGCCTTGGCAAGCCTGTAGCTGTTGATCCGAGAACCCTGCGAGTAGAGTATGGCTATTTTGTTGCGATACTTGTGGATATAGATTTTTCAAAACCCATGCCAAAGCTTgttattgatgatgaagattgtcCGGAGGGTTTTCGTCTTGATTATGAGGTTCTGAATAA TTCGGCTAAGTATAAAGATTTGGAGAAGTTGCATGATGCCGAGGAGGATCCAGTGAAACGTGCAGCCCTTAAGGCCGAAAGGGATGATTTAAAAGATTAttggaagaaataa